TTTAAAGGGTTGTTGTCTAATTCTTTTAATGAGGTGGCTAAAGGTGAAGGAAAGCTACTAACCATTGACAATGAGAAGGTCGCTGCTTACCGCGATGAGCAGGGAACTGTCCATGCTGTTTCAGCGACATGCACTCACCTCGCTTGTATCGTCAGTTGGAACAGCGCTGAGAAAAGTTGGGATTGCGCTTGCCACGGCGCAAGATTTAGCTGCGACGGAAAAGTGATTCAAGGCCCTGCTGTCAAGGTCTTGGAGCAAGTCGTTAGCTAAATTCACCTTGGTGGTGAGCATAGTGTGCGGCGCAAAGCCCCAAACATTATGTGCTTCTAAAACCATTTTTATATTTAGGAATTTGGAGTCAAAAATGCAAAAGTATATTTGTAAAACTTGTGGACATGTTTACGATCCCGCAGTCGGCGATCCAGACTCAGGTATTGAAGCTGGTACACCCTTTGGCGCGTTGCCAGATGATTGGGTTTGTCCTACATGTGGAACCCCAAAGTCTGATTTTGAGCCAGAAGATGCGGCGGCAACCGATGTTCCATTAATGGAACCAGTTGTCTAATTTTTATTGAATGACTTTAAGTGGAAGTTTGCAAGCTCCTAAC
This is a stretch of genomic DNA from Pseudanabaena sp. BC1403. It encodes these proteins:
- the rd gene encoding rubredoxin → MQKYICKTCGHVYDPAVGDPDSGIEAGTPFGALPDDWVCPTCGTPKSDFEPEDAAATDVPLMEPVV